In Biomphalaria glabrata chromosome 8, xgBioGlab47.1, whole genome shotgun sequence, the genomic window tgtatgaagtgtaattgtatcaataagtttgaaAATTGATGTATTTTGATCAATAATTGACCTGAACTTTTTACCATAGAaagagacagagtgacttgatataagctttgtaaaaaagatgaagtatgttttttaaatatgtgtAAAGTTTCTTTTCCCGCGTTTATTActtcaaaacgttttttttcgccatacagtgtttctcaaacttttaccagtgCTTCTAAGCTAAAAACATCGTGCCCCATTAGCCAGCGGGATTTATACATTCTGAAGCATCATAGTCAAGCGTTTTATACATTCTGAAGCATCATAGTCAAGCTTTTATACATTCTGAAGCATCATAGTCAAGCGTTTTATACATTCTGAAGCTTCAGAGTCAAGCGTTTTATACATTCTGAAGCATCATAGTCAAGCGTTTTATACATTCTGAAGCATCAGAGTCAAGCGTTTTATACATTCTGAAGCATCATAGTCAAGCGTTTTATACATTCTGAAGCATCAGAGTCAAGCGTTTTATACATTTTGAAGCATCAGAGTCAAGCGTTTTATACATTCTGAAGCTTCAGAGTCAAGCGTTTTATACATTCTGAAGCTTCAGAGTCAAGCGTTTTATACATTCTGAAGCATCAGAGTCAAGCGTTTTATACATTCTGAAGCTTCAGAGTCAAGCGTTTTATACATTCTGAAGCATCATAGTCAAGCGTTTTATACATTCTGAAGCATCAGAGTCAAGCGTTTTATACATTTTGAAGCATCAGAGTCAAGCGTTTTATACATTCTGAAGCTTCAGAGTCAAGCGTTTTATACATTCTGAAGCTTCAGAGTCAAGCGTTTAATACATTCTGAAGCTTCAGAAATTCCTTTTCCTAATATTGGCATGAATCTATTTCTAATAAGaagagcttttttaaaaaagtctctGTGAACAGCAAGGTGTTAgacatttgtttgaaatatgtATGATCTTCACAAACTTTTGATAGTGTTCAACAAGAAGTCTTATTGCTTGCTGAAAGGACTATTGAGAACAAAGGCATGTCAGTACAGAGAAATTCGATGGTTctgacttcaaaaaaaaaatcgttcaattttatttatcttcaagaaaatgttttgaagCCATTTTGTGAAGCCGCTTCTCATGTTAACAGATTTAAGTCTCTacatacaaaaattatttatactTTCATTGCTGTTATTACTTCTTTCCTATTCGAGTTTGTATTTAAAGCTAAAATATAGATCATTAAAATATGTATACATTCGATATGCCATCATGTTAACCTGTCATCCTCGCGGCCATACCCCACCCTCTTGGTCTTAGGCTTGCTGCGCCCCACCCCCCACCTACCCCACCCTCTTGGTCTTAGGCTTGCTGCGCCCCACCCCCCACCTACCCCACCCTCTTGGTCTTAGGCTTGCTGCGCCCGACAGTTGGAAAAACGATTTTAAGATATATCATTTGAAAATGATTAACATACATTAACATACATTAACATACATTAACATACATTAACATTAACATTACTACTTCTTTGGAATATGATAGAAAGAACTCTAGGCTTCGCTTCTAATTCCTTATGTGGGTTTCTAGAAACGTACAAATCTGGGTTTAGATTCCGACTGTATTTATACAGTATTAGTGTAggtaaatatttacataaaaaccTGTCAAATAAAACGTACTGTAAAAGCAATTAGAAAGACATCATGTCTAAGGCCTACAACGTTTTAATTGTTTTCATTAGCGTGAGGAGTGCTGTTTGATGGGGAGTCGATGAGTAAATATTATAGATGGTTACATAGTCGGAGATAAATGTATTAGCACTATTctgaaaactaaaacaaattaaaagattttaaatcaTTAACAATATAGTGTAAATAGACATTTAATTACTTATTCAAACGATTCCGCATGTCAATAACTGCTGGTATAGAGATAACCAACGTTGATCAAAGGGTACTGGATTGAGAGCATGACTGTTCTGAAGTCTACAGTATTTGTTCTACACATAATTAGTAGAGCAATACTAGacatttaagaaaaacaattaacttaatCATTTAATGACTTGCAtcacaataattttttattttgcaaacaGAGATTATTGCATAATAATACAATGTATTCTAAACACAATTATGTGCAAATTAAAATTTCACTCTTTCGGTACAGCGTTACTCTCAATGTTGGTGGTtcctcttttttagtttattccGAGGTACctatacaaaaatgtaaaaaatataatttcttaGTTCATTTTTTCATCTTCAGTTACATCACTACTATTTACTGTTACTAAATACAATGCACACTATTGTTACGTTTCTCTATAAACCCTTGACAAGGCAATGTGGCTAAGTCAAGAACCAGACAACTTGGGCCCTGATATAACGAGGCACTTTAATGagtgtaataaataatgaaGAGAAAAGAATCAAATACTTTACAAATGGACAGAAGTCAATGTCTGAATAGAACAGCTAGACACAACTTGTCAAAATGAATGTCCTTCTTTCCTAAACTTTCTTGTCCCTTTTATGAGTCCGACTAACTTGCCCCCAACCTTTTCAAAACAACACATAGTTCATAGTCAGATAACCAAAGAACACGTCGACCTACACGGAGAATGTTTTCATCCGTCCTTTTTAAGTACACAGGCCTGTGTCGCATGTGTCGGTTGATTACACAGAGAGCTACACTGACCAGCATCACAGTTCAGTTACTACAATATTTATCAACAAACTAATATACTCTCTAAGATAAGCTAGGCTTCTTCATTCTTCAGAGTTTATTGGCAGTGAGTTCCAAACGTTGGTCCTCAAACCTCCACTTTTGAGATGAAAACGCGGTACATTTAGAGGAGCACAGTTCATTAAAGGCAGGGCAGTCTGAAGGACCAATGGAATGATCAGTTTATTGagttacaagggcatttctatGTTGTAGATGCACTGATGACACAGTGTGACCACCTTTGGATTCTTGTACCAATGGAATgtactagagatgggaatcgaacccaacttttaaagttcgggttcggttcggttcggtcagatttaagttcgggttcggttcggttcgatgacgagtatagttcgggttcggttcggttcggtcaggtccaaagttcgggttcggctcggttcgatgttatgaaattatgtaatagcgaAATTAAGTTATTAGGCTTAATGAAATGTAGCCTATTAGAtaaaacactttcatttgaatttttcattaaacaaatactttgcaacatataataGGCCAATGGGCAATACTcattccaaaataatgttgcctacataaatTTCAAGGGTTGTAAAAAATGTCTTAATGAGTCAGTGTCTCACACCTATATATAGTTGGCCTatggtcagttttttttttccgaaataatgttgcctacataaattgtaagcgttgtaaaagtttcttcatggagatagaattgaagatgcggcatgttttcgctcaagtcggcaaggggTTTAATTCCGGGCGGGACGCGGCGCTAAGCGTATTCTAAACTTTATCTCATAGTAAGaagagattatttttaaaaagcttatatttaggTTTTCTTACAGAACGCACTAGtcatcttatttttaaaaagtcgagggccatattaaatctagTAATAAAGAAGCAGCCTTGACCAATAGTATTATTCGAGGGACATTCTAGTTAGGCCGACATATTGTACACGTACTTCTGTAATAGGCGTGatctttttcaaaaatattcttcgtgttaagacgtctctgtcgcaaacttttttttccaacaaAAGTCGTCCCTATAATGAACAGCAATAAAATTCGACTATAATGAGACAAAAATTCCAGAATAATCACACTAGcgaagatgttttaaaatgtgttcttcaaaacgttttgacccgtATTGTTGCATACGGGCCTCGCAAAAGCAGTCTACATttaacaaggtcttattagaagatattcctacttaatatattttaatttttaaacataattttactaatattcagataagttacactgaaaagaaaacatttatttcgGCGCCCCCTTTCCTTGTTagttggtttgtcgcttacaaacagctagtataattgaagtttattgaaccaataaagacgttttatatttttacttaaactttaaaagaaatttcgtATGCGAGCagctcaatatagcctaactgttattacaatattcacatatttaacttgagatataaatgtaatattaatgaaatatactgatatttaaacgaaatctagctcaccacaaaacaacgtctttacattttcatttctcaaaattgtctgccgtttcacattttcATTACtctaatttcatcatcctcattatacatgcatacaccaatcaatcgcttaacctcatCTTACCGCCgccaggaaacacacacacactctataacaCCCCCTATTTGTCAGGAAGTTACTTCCACCCCTCCCCCAATTCGAGGTACTCGCCATCCCCACACccctgcattaaaaatactgatgatcactAATGCAAACCAGAAAAATAGTATAATATTCCTATAcggaatacttcacaatttttaaacatacaacactaaaaagaaatgtaaataccgttatttagtaattaaatattacgtttTTTAAGtagttctaatattaaatatttataaaagagaTTCCGTTTTAAACTGATTTTACTatgaaaagaagataattaaatatattttaaactagaatacATATGAACTTATTGaagatttatatctacactctatAGTCGTCCAAAAATATTCTACTTTCAACTAACAGCCATTtcaataaaagtgacaatattttaaaattgactttctaCTTATTAGATCTACTGAGAGGGCGGGCTAATCGGATCAAAAgaaatattgcaaacagcccgcgaaaattcaggGGCAGGGAGAGTCGGCAGGTAaggaaaaacccatgggaataCCTCGCGCGcgctttaatttttctttagtttccaaaatacccccaccccctttatCTATCCCATGTTTGGATgatggaatcattagaattaaaataaaatatttaagtattttattattattattattaaactaaacaaaaaaaaaaagatgtagaaattgcaaaattagttcggttaagataaggagggttcgttcggttcggttcgtaccgagcagtttcaaagttcgggttcggttcggttcggtcataagtgggGTTCGAGTTCGGTgtgttcggttcgggttcggttcgtttcccatctctagaaTGTACGTAAGAGAGCCTTGTTACAATTACGTcttgcttgtttattttgttagcggcccccgaaaggggaatagatgctattagttttgtgtagtttgcctgtccgtctgtcccgttaagatctcagaaactataagagaaaatgaaaattggacataatgatattttagatcattcaaagttctgatgcaattgctacttttttcttttccgaaagtgaaccattcaattttttaaattatatatgcaatcagatttttttttaaaaaatgcaccactttgaaatgaaaaacttcattggaggtaagttttttaaaaaggacaCAGACGTCTTAATTAGTAACTCAAACTTTATTCTTAGATTCGCGCAATAACTCAATGGATGGAATACTAATTATaatgatgtttttaaaaaagaatttttaattataagtataaaaaaaatgaactacttttatagagagCAGTTTTCACATATccttattatataataataatatatatattatagatgtcttaataatttgaacacaattttaattaataaggcaataacttatcttctgacagcttaggggtgcaaaTTTATTTATGATGTAAACAGAGTATCGCATTAAGAAGGGAATCGGATACGGacagcatagtacaccattacccggtaacaaaaggcctactattcatgatcataacattggtcaAGGTCTAGTAGTTATACGATAAAACGTGTAGtcacaaactagatctagattctagatcaagattctagatctagttctagatctagatctagttctagatctagatctagttctagatcaaaatctagttctagattcaagatgaatgtatgaatatatggagatgctctGGCTGACGGGTGAAGCaattggaaccggaagtcctgtaatcgaatcctggtgaagactctaggtggactactttcggggccgattttgagtttgttttcacacaaactgtctttgtaaccttgttttagtAGCTTACAAAACTCTCTTATGAATGAATATTGTTCtaaccttgccatgcacaccgccatccaaatTCTAGCAgtaggtgcgcactgttagagactagactaaaAAGGAATGTTGACTGAAATCACGTGTTCAACACTTTTACCACACAGACCAACagatgagttgatataagctttgtataaatatatttctccGTTCGTCCTTGAGTTTAACACATTAACATTGGTGCTATCTAAATAAACATGCAAtctaatcataaaaaaaaacaattcttttcTTAAAACCTGGTTTCTATAACCAATTTATAAAATCTAACTAATACAATCATCACATATACTGTATTGGTGAAGTTTTGCGTATATGTAATATCATGCAAATGTTAAGTAGATACGATTAGACGTATACATATTGGGGAAAAACATGTACAGACATTTAGACGATAATACCTTAAGAGGTTTGGTTTCGTTGAGTTGTTTAATCTTGAACCAATGACAACcaaattttattgaatttattttcGTCCCAATATTAAACTACAAGCTACAACTGAGTCCAAACATTCTTTTTGGCGCTGAAGAGAAGTATGAGTGTTTTCAAACAAGTGACTACTCTCAATGAGTTCAGCGTAGCTTTGTATTTAGAGCTGACAAAATAATAGATAAATATAGTACAGCTTGAGTTAATGATTTCTGAGATCCAAGACACTGACCACATGACCCCGTACAGAAGTACGTATTTACCAGTCAGACTGAAATCTGGGACGATGGCGTATGCCGTAAAGTTGCAGGCGTGAGGGAGATAACATATGATGAGGAGAAACGCCAAGACGCTGATCACTTTAAACACAACCCGGTCTCTTTTCACAAATGCCGCATCCATGGCACCTCCAGAGTTTGCCACCGACTGACGCCAAAGCGATTTTCTTTGAAGCTCCACAATGATGAGACCAGTGCTGAGGATGATGACTCCCAATGGTATGATGATGCTCATTGTGTTGATGAAGCCGCCGATGAGATCAATTTTATGGTAATTTGGGCCGTAGCCGAACCCGAGAAAAGTTCTGTTCGAGACGAGATCGAACTTCCAGACAAGAAACACTGCATTCAGATAGGCATGGGGGAAGGTGATGATTACACCCAGGCAGTACAGAACCAGCATGCATACGGCAGTTCTCTTTGGAGTCAATAGAGTCTTCACTTTCAGCGGTGCAACAATGCACATACATCTTTCTAGAGTGATGAACACTGTGATCCAGCACGTTATCTTGGAGAAATAGGCCCTAGGCCATGCTGAAATAAGAATTGTACTAATAATAACAGAGAAGTATTGACATCTTTTATGGAGATTGATAAGCATGGAGACAtttaaacaggttttttttaattgtatacaattttaataaaaaaataacttttgaaaaACTGAACAATCCTCCATGGTCCGGTAAAAGTGAACCAAGATGTTGTCATGAGGACACTAGACTAAAGGTAAGGGTGGGTTTTCTGCTAATAACTGGCATGAGATTAAGCTTGTAGACCTAGTGAAAAGTAATTCTTTGCCTGTTGTAAaatctttatatatttaaacCTCGTTAACTACTGTagagtttaatatttttttgccaAGTTGATATCaactctgtgtctgtctgtctaataaaaaggtttgtacacgttatttctaccaaacccaatctcggatgaagttgaaatttcgcaaaaCTAtatttgtacctgacaaaataagagtcaattaaaaaattaacctattatttagtttactattggtaattaattattttatttggtatcgaacaagggaaagaaattgtactttttttggtggtttaggTTGAGTTAATCCCCTATAAACCggtttatcatctgaaaatacGCATCTCTCCCTCCAAagcaaatagtaaaaaaaaatatttaataaaaaaaaaagttcttgctAATCgtatatatagatcagtgcgtCAGTGACTTGAAATGGACTATTCTTATTAGATCTACCCCGAGATAGTattgcttcttcttttttcgCGCCCGCTGACGCGCGAagatttaaatgtttactagatttagatgtaacTGATCTAAATAGAGAAAAGTTCCTTTTAATGtgtcattttaaatgaaatcttCAAACTGATTGGGAATTGATTGGTAGATTAATTCTTATTCATCTAAACTGTATCTATAGTCTTGAACTAGAGATATTTTATAATGTTATGCACCTATAGATATGCTTTAAtagtgttataaacttggtggtggcacagagaggggtagtggtgtgtgtgtagtcagacgacgcaaatcgccccaggccagcgctagacgagcggtcaaccgtgacgagttacgactgtcagccgagtcgagtgtcaacaggacagttcgggaaggatcgccgtcgtgaacaagagctcaggagcgtcacgagagttgtagtcatctgaccacctagaaacgtcgagcggcgttctgtccggttcgagaaggctagtagggaccctatataagagcggaggcgacgcagtcaagacggttcagagagcgggttcacgacaggagttcagaacacggtcgactacagcacagttcaacggtgtggttctgtacggagcattacaacggttcagtgcggagtactgtcaagtacagttgagacgaacggcgtcttgatcttggtctgtgatcgagtccgacacaacgagcccaagtgtgtgaagtcagtcctgaactgttgaacccagtgcaagcccggaacgagacggagaggccagtgcaagacttgatacggcggaacggtgttatcggagagatatttgttatcgcagagctatttgtactgttctacgtgctgccaattgtacagtattggctgttatttatggacattaaacctttacgttattttggagccctgacttgtcaagttctttaagttggtggtgtatggtgcagtttgcagagagcctggatagtgagattcgtaacaatagtAATACTAATCTTAGAATTTACGTAAATCAAGGTGCAGGATTAATATcaagatctatagatctaaatagaactagattattctagatttgatctagatctaaattttattctagtctagttttctagatctagatgtgacaAGGAGTTTACTCATAGAACTATACTACTATATACTActacacttagatctagatttagaacgAATCTAgaacaaagtaggcctacatctaatTAAAAATTTACTCTGCTGACTACGTGTTGCAGCTCAACACGGCTCTAGATatctgtaactagatctagatctactcaaaaTCAGCAATTTCTGCTATCTTATAAAGAAATTTAGCTATTGATATTTATgaaatctaaaatttaaaaaagggtcGAAATTGGCTGTTCTAACTTTGTATAGGTCTAGTATTTCGCATTCAACATACAGCCTACGATTCAGTAGGATTGTTAAAATACCTTTCAATAGCCCTATGCACAAATTACAAACCAATCAACTgtctacagatctagatatattcttgatctagatttGATCATATGTAAACCACCTAATTCAGGAGAGAGTTCTTTAAAGATGATAGTGAGAAGAGCAGAAGTTTTAATAGAAGAAATATTGGTTGCTCTTAATTTCTCTCTTAGCATGATAAAGGGAATCAACTGACTTGCAGAAAGTATCTTCTGTGGCAGATCGAAAGCTACTGTTATAGTCACTAGCGACTAGCTAGATTTCATTACTTATGAAAGCCTaaattcaaagaatgaaatcaggAGCATTCAAAAattcccctttttttaaaatgaattttctgTTGCGCTTAAATGGAATATGGAATACACAAGAGCAGcggttcccaaaattttttgttttgtagaccCTTTTGCCATATTTTCTGGATtacggtagaccccctgctaaACTTATATTGCACcaactccattttttaaaacttatttctaactgtagtgatttcaagaatgaaaatataatttaaagctacatgaAAAGTtagagagatttttttaaattgtaaaattgaaatttaaaccaattaaaataaaattaatatatactactggaatctccaaacacactggaaacgtgtgtgtgtatgtgtggagGGGGTTTGCAGGTTCATCTTTCATTGCTACGGgtattttcattcatggctgtaggaaatatagatcatgtgaaacacaactaataggactaattgatgatttttcaaaaggtttagataatagtgaacaaatagatgctatcttactagatttttctaatgcttttgacaaagttcaccaccatagtttgcttaaaaaattaaaatatttcgacattaatggtccactgcatcagtggattaaagattttctgatagggagagaacaaactgtaataataaatagctctaaatcagcaccgataacagtaaactcaggtgtacctcaaggatcAGTCTctggtccactactatttttaatttacataaatgatttaccaaattgcattacttcaggaacaaaatcagattatttgcagacaattgcataatatatagaacaataaaaacaacacaagacacagatattttacaaagagaattagatgaattacagaaatgggaatcaaattggagcatgtctttccacacagaaaaatgtcagttgttaagagtaacaaaaaaactaaaacaaattaattccacttatcttattcatggcaaaccagtaacacagactaaaaacgcaaaatacctaggtgttataataaatgaaaaactgtcattgaatccacatattgatgaaactacaaaaaaaatcaaacaaagcattgggatttattaaaagaaatttctataaatcaaataagaacataaaactaaaatgttatttaaccttggttaggccaataatagaatatgcattctccgtttgggacccctcaactcaagaaaacattaaaaaactggaacagacacaaaatagagcagtgagattcataacaaacgaatattcacatttgactagagtaacaccattagtaaaatcactaaatttggaAAGCCTTCatgacagaaggctcaaaagtaaagtagcaatcatacataaaacactgcaccataatcttcaaatacaaaacaaaatttaataaaatactctgaaagacacaaagataaaggcacattcctcgtcccatatgctaggacaaatttgtacaaatactccttcttccctagtgctattagagcatggaatggtttgcctgagcttgtgacttggcagaatttaggtcattggttaatatgcatgactaaatgcatgacgcgtaggacgtaatcatctttttttttttttgaagtatcgtctgtattatataagataagaagaagatatagaaatttattgttctataaagtagtccttcaaacattaaatattaattaattaatttgccttaagtatcattgtcaaagttttcgcaaagagtttc contains:
- the LOC106062177 gene encoding uncharacterized protein LOC106062177, whose amino-acid sequence is MNTSGSSAGRVTFDSLISYDTAKYICLVYYVYLGPLVAAFGIAFNIINIIVYVSQGFRDSVNISFITLACSDIGGLLSALWYGIGLNPDFVRLVNYAYSPSEFMNFTAAWPRAYFSKITCWITVFITLERCMCIVAPLKVKTLLTPKRTAVCMLVLYCLGVIITFPHAYLNAVFLVWKFDLVSNRTFLGFGYGPNYHKIDLIGGFINTMSIIIPLGVIILSTGLIIVELQRKSLWRQSVANSGGAMDAAFVKRDRVVFKVISVLAFLLIICYLPHACNFTAYAIVPDFSLTGKYVLLYGVMWSVSWISEIINSSCTIFIYYFVSSKYKATLNSLRVVTCLKTLILLFSAKKNVWTQL